A window of Selenomonas ruminantium subsp. lactilytica TAM6421 contains these coding sequences:
- the nusA gene encoding transcription termination factor NusA yields the protein MARKTTRAKDNGQEFLETLRELSKDRGIDEEILFDAIEQALITAYKRNFGSAQNVRVTLSRDTGKYHVYAVKTVVEDAEDEITEISLAQALTIRPDYVVGDVIEIEVTPANFGRVAAQTAKQVVVQRIREAERGMIYEEFQSRESDILTGLVQRVENRNVFIDLGKTEAVLTPAEQIPTETYSHGDRIKAFIVEVKKTNKGPQVVVSRTHPGLLKRLFELEVPEIQEGIVEIKSVAREPGNRSKIAVWSKDESVDPVGSCVGYRGMRVQAIVDELGSEKIDIVKWSEDPAKFIANALSPSKVVSVAVNEAEKVSRVVVPDYQLSLAIGKEGQNARLAAKLTGWKIDIKSESQAADEELDENMNVVEVESDEAFTAEGE from the coding sequence TTGGCAAGAAAAACAACGCGTGCAAAGGACAATGGGCAGGAGTTTCTGGAAACCCTGCGGGAGCTGAGCAAGGATCGTGGCATTGACGAAGAAATTCTGTTCGATGCCATCGAGCAGGCCCTGATTACGGCTTATAAGCGTAACTTTGGCTCGGCCCAGAATGTACGGGTTACCCTTTCCCGTGATACGGGCAAGTATCATGTGTATGCCGTAAAGACCGTCGTGGAAGATGCGGAAGACGAGATCACGGAGATTTCTTTGGCACAGGCACTGACCATCCGTCCGGACTATGTGGTGGGCGATGTCATCGAAATCGAAGTGACGCCGGCTAACTTTGGCCGCGTGGCCGCTCAGACGGCTAAGCAGGTCGTGGTGCAGCGCATCCGTGAAGCAGAGCGCGGCATGATCTACGAGGAATTCCAGAGCCGTGAAAGCGATATCCTCACGGGGCTAGTGCAGCGTGTGGAAAACCGCAATGTGTTCATCGATCTGGGCAAGACGGAAGCTGTGTTGACGCCGGCGGAGCAGATCCCGACGGAAACCTATAGCCATGGCGATCGCATCAAGGCCTTCATCGTGGAAGTCAAGAAGACCAACAAGGGACCTCAGGTTGTGGTATCCCGCACTCATCCTGGCTTACTCAAGCGCCTCTTTGAACTGGAAGTTCCCGAGATTCAGGAAGGTATCGTAGAAATCAAATCCGTAGCCCGCGAACCGGGCAACCGCTCCAAGATTGCCGTCTGGTCCAAGGACGAATCCGTGGATCCCGTTGGTTCCTGCGTGGGCTATCGTGGCATGCGCGTACAGGCCATCGTGGATGAACTGGGCAGCGAGAAGATCGATATCGTGAAGTGGAGTGAAGATCCGGCTAAGTTCATTGCCAATGCCCTGAGCCCCTCCAAGGTTGTGTCCGTTGCCGTCAACGAAGCTGAGAAGGTTTCTCGCGTGGTTGTTCCGGATTATCAGCTGTCCCTGGCCATCGGCAAGGAAGGCCAGAACGCCCGTCTGGCTGCCAAGCTTACGGGCTGGAAGATCGACATCAAGAGCGAAAGCCAGGCTGCCGATGAAGAGCTGGACGAAAATATGAATGTGGTGGAAGTGGAAAGCGATGAAGCTTTCACGGCAGAAGGTGAGTAA
- a CDS encoding TIGR01212 family radical SAM protein (This family includes YhcC from E. coli K-12, an uncharacterized radical SAM protein.) has translation MNLQEEIYRPFSAYLKERYGEKVYKLPIALSVTCPNRDGSCGNGGAGCTFCGEIGTGYENLPASMTITEQMEANKAHIIPKYKAKKFIPYLQNFSNTYTKPEKLATWVAEAGAPEDVVAVYIATRPDCVSDEHLAVLREQADRYGIDICVELGLQSTNVHTLTEINRGHTLAELIDAILRIKRYGLQSCVHLILNLPWDDELDVIEDAKILSALGVDQVKLHALYIVKGTAMARDYEAGKIKMITLPEYEDRVIKFLEHLSPDIVLQRIIGRAPEENTLFSNWHTGWWKIRDHIINVMRQEGRYQGRLCDYLNGKAVRKFIAHENKH, from the coding sequence ATGAATTTACAAGAAGAGATTTACCGTCCTTTTTCTGCTTATCTGAAGGAGCGGTATGGCGAGAAAGTCTATAAGCTGCCGATTGCCTTGTCTGTTACTTGCCCAAACAGGGACGGTTCCTGTGGCAATGGAGGTGCTGGCTGTACTTTTTGCGGGGAGATTGGTACGGGCTATGAGAACCTGCCCGCGTCCATGACCATCACGGAGCAGATGGAGGCCAATAAGGCCCATATCATTCCCAAGTACAAGGCAAAGAAATTCATTCCCTATCTGCAGAATTTCAGCAATACCTATACCAAGCCGGAAAAATTAGCGACGTGGGTGGCAGAAGCCGGGGCGCCTGAGGATGTGGTGGCGGTCTATATCGCCACCCGTCCCGACTGTGTCAGCGATGAGCATCTGGCGGTGCTCAGGGAGCAGGCAGATCGATACGGTATCGATATCTGCGTGGAGCTGGGCCTGCAGAGCACCAATGTGCATACCTTGACGGAAATCAACCGCGGCCATACTTTGGCCGAACTGATTGACGCCATTCTGCGCATCAAACGATACGGCCTGCAGTCCTGTGTCCATCTGATCCTGAACTTGCCCTGGGATGATGAGCTGGATGTGATTGAGGATGCCAAGATTTTGTCAGCGTTGGGCGTAGACCAGGTAAAGCTGCATGCTCTTTATATCGTCAAGGGCACGGCCATGGCCAGGGATTATGAAGCGGGGAAAATCAAAATGATCACCCTGCCGGAGTATGAGGATCGGGTGATCAAGTTCCTGGAGCATCTTTCGCCGGATATCGTCCTGCAGCGCATTATCGGCCGGGCACCGGAGGAGAATACCCTCTTTTCCAACTGGCATACAGGCTGGTGGAAGATTCGCGACCATATCATTAACGTCATGCGGCAGGAGGGCAGATATCAGGGAAGACTGTGTGACTATTTAAATGGTAAGGCTGTGCGGAAGTTCATTGCGCATGAAAATAAGCATTAA
- the rnpM gene encoding RNase P modulator RnpM, translated as MKTRKIPQRMCLGCQESKPKKELIRIVRSPEGEFSVDTTGKKPGRGAYICSKMECFAAARKSKGLERSFKSPIDKSVYELLEQQLKELPEAEG; from the coding sequence GTGAAAACCAGAAAGATACCTCAGCGGATGTGCCTGGGCTGCCAGGAGAGCAAGCCGAAAAAAGAGCTGATCCGCATCGTGCGCAGTCCGGAAGGGGAGTTTTCCGTGGATACCACCGGGAAAAAGCCAGGCCGGGGCGCCTATATATGTTCCAAGATGGAATGCTTCGCCGCTGCCCGCAAGAGCAAAGGGCTGGAGCGTTCCTTCAAGAGTCCGATTGACAAGTCAGTATATGAGCTTTTGGAGCAGCAGTTGAAAGAACTGCCAGAAGCCGAGGGCTGA
- a CDS encoding LL-diaminopimelate aminotransferase, whose amino-acid sequence MATINDNYLKLPGSYLFAEIARRVAAFKEANPDADIIRLGIGDVTQPLPPACIEAMHKAVDEMANADTFRGYGPEQGYSFLTEAIIEHNYKARGIEIGTDEIFISDGSKSDCGNIQEIFGEDNKVAITDPVYPVYLDTNVMAGRTGTLNEDGHFEGVTYLPCDASNNFAPELPQERVDMIYLCCPNNPTGTTLSREELTKWVNYAKENESVILFDAAYAAYITEEDVPRSIYEIEGAKDVAIEFRSFSKTAGFTGTRCGYTIIPKTVKGRAKDGSLVEFNKLWNRRHTTKFNGTAYIVQRGAAAIYTEEGQKQVKETIAYYMENARIIREGLQAAGIEAYGGVNAPYIWLKTPNDMPSWDFFDKLLTEVNIVGTPGAGFGPCGEGYFRLTAFGNRENTVRAVERIKNKLHF is encoded by the coding sequence ATGGCAACAATCAATGACAATTATTTAAAACTCCCCGGCAGCTACCTGTTTGCCGAAATCGCCCGCCGCGTGGCTGCATTCAAGGAAGCAAATCCGGATGCCGATATCATCCGTCTGGGCATCGGTGACGTAACCCAGCCGCTGCCGCCCGCTTGTATCGAAGCCATGCACAAGGCCGTGGACGAAATGGCCAATGCGGACACCTTCCGCGGCTATGGCCCGGAACAGGGCTACAGCTTCCTGACCGAAGCCATTATCGAGCATAATTATAAAGCCCGGGGCATTGAAATCGGCACGGACGAGATCTTCATCAGCGACGGTTCCAAGAGCGACTGCGGCAATATCCAGGAAATCTTCGGCGAAGATAATAAGGTAGCCATCACCGATCCGGTATATCCTGTATATCTGGACACCAATGTCATGGCGGGCCGCACGGGAACCCTCAACGAGGATGGCCATTTTGAAGGTGTTACCTACTTGCCCTGCGATGCCAGCAACAACTTCGCGCCGGAACTGCCACAGGAACGCGTGGACATGATTTACCTCTGCTGCCCCAACAACCCCACGGGCACTACCCTTTCCCGGGAAGAACTGACCAAATGGGTCAACTACGCCAAGGAAAACGAATCCGTTATCCTCTTTGACGCTGCCTATGCCGCTTATATCACCGAAGAAGATGTGCCCCGTTCCATCTACGAGATTGAGGGGGCCAAGGACGTGGCCATTGAGTTCCGCTCCTTCTCCAAGACCGCAGGCTTCACCGGTACCCGCTGCGGCTACACCATCATCCCCAAGACCGTCAAAGGCCGGGCTAAAGATGGCAGCCTGGTGGAATTCAACAAGCTCTGGAACCGCCGTCATACCACGAAATTCAACGGCACGGCTTACATCGTCCAGCGCGGTGCTGCTGCGATCTACACCGAAGAAGGCCAGAAGCAGGTCAAGGAAACCATCGCCTACTACATGGAAAACGCCCGCATCATCCGCGAAGGGCTGCAGGCTGCCGGCATCGAAGCCTATGGCGGTGTCAACGCTCCTTACATCTGGCTCAAGACACCGAACGATATGCCCTCCTGGGATTTCTTCGACAAGCTGCTGACGGAAGTCAACATCGTCGGTACCCCGGGCGCCGGCTTCGGCCCCTGCGGCGAAGGCTACTTCCGCTTGACCGCCTTCGGCAACCGGGAAAACACCGTCCGCGCCGTAGAACGCATCAAGAACAAACTGCATTTCTAA
- the rimP gene encoding ribosome maturation factor RimP, with protein MAAKNIEESVELMVQELLAGQDVIELVDVEYVKEYTDYYLRVYIDKEGGIDIEDCQELSEKLEVILDEQDIIPDAYILEVSSPGIDRVLRKPRDLVREQGKAVDVTLYAPLDGKKNLTGVLTAFDGEKFTLDDEVTIELSKAAQIRLHIDF; from the coding sequence ATGGCAGCGAAGAATATTGAGGAATCTGTAGAACTCATGGTGCAGGAACTCCTGGCCGGTCAGGACGTCATTGAACTGGTGGATGTGGAGTATGTCAAGGAGTACACGGATTATTATCTGCGTGTCTACATCGATAAAGAAGGCGGCATTGATATTGAGGATTGCCAGGAACTCAGTGAAAAGCTGGAGGTAATCTTAGATGAGCAGGATATCATTCCGGATGCTTATATTTTGGAGGTGTCGTCGCCGGGCATTGACCGTGTGCTCAGAAAGCCCCGTGATTTGGTGCGGGAGCAGGGCAAGGCCGTGGATGTGACTCTCTATGCGCCTCTGGATGGCAAGAAGAATCTCACAGGTGTGCTTACTGCCTTTGACGGGGAGAAGTTCACATTGGATGACGAAGTGACCATCGAATTGAGCAAGGCAGCGCAGATTCGCCTGCATATTGATTTTTAA